The window aatttaacatttatttatttttaagacacagagagtgatcagggaaggggtagagagagaggaagataaatctgaagcaggttccaggctccgagctctcagcacagagcctgatgtggggctcaaacccatgaaccacgagattatgacctgagccaaagttgattgCTTTTTATCCTCAGTATGGGCCATATTTCAGATTTATTCAAACTCTTAGAAGTCTACCCTCTTTCTGTGTGCTCTCAACCCAAAGTGAGACTTTTGGCTTGGAAGGAGTTACCTGTGTATTAAACTACTGATCAGTGTCACCCAGTTCTAATCTCTATCTCATTCTAAGGGTACCATACCCCATGTCATCCTTACCTTTCTGTTGGGCACCTCTGTCCTTCTATCTGTGTATTTATAATATTCAAGAGCAGCAGTTGGCCAACTGGTCCCTACCCAACCATCCAGGCCATGTGCCTCAAGAATTCCTTTTTGCACAGCCCTGTGATGACTTTGGCCCGCCTCTTCTACCTACTCAAGTAACTCCTTTACCACTAATTTAATTGTCTGTGTTTCCATTTGTAGGATTTTACCTAGCCGTATGGCCTGCTGTCTCtgccaatttaaaaatactgttgagGTTGTCTGTAAGACAGTCAAGCTACATTGTGACAGTGCATGTCTGACAAATGGCACACGTTGTGGTAAGTCCTAATTGCCTGAtgataaatttgtaaatttttattttatttgtggtttaacttttatttttaatcaacaatgataattttgtttaatgtttattcatttttgagagagagagcattcacgtgtgtgagctgggagggggcagagagtgagtgagggggacagagaatccgaagcaggctctacactgacagcagcaagccccatgcggggctgaactgtgatatcatgacctgagccaaagtcggatgcttaactgactgggccacccaggcaccctaacaatggtaaatttttaaaCTAATGATGTCATTGCCTTATTTTTACTCATTCAGAGTTCAGATCCCTAAATTTCTAAGAACTATTCCTTTGTTAAAAGTCAGATTCTCAGTTACATTATTAAGTCAACTACCCCAAAATGAAAACCTGTTCACATAGTGCATCACAGTTTATAAGCTGATTTTACGTGCGTTAGGTCTCAGGTGCCCTTTGTCTTATAGGACAGGTGGAGatacctttttgtttattttgttgtttttataagtGTGTAAGAGTACAAGTGATGCTGATTtctgaaaaagttttatttggagCCTCTGTGTTTCTGTTCCCTAACCAGAAGCTGCTACCCAACCGTTCTAACGGGTGAGAGGGCTCTTCTATTCTTGGGCTGTCCAACTCTTGTTCTGAATCTTAAGCTTTTCTATCCAAAACACAGGTGCTTTtaggtatttttctgttcttaggTTTTATTGGCACTAACTTGGTGACTTCCAAAATGTGCTTTTGCACCTGGATAGCTTGAATATGGGTCCCTGTCAATGGTCTAGGGCACAGCATAAATTACACTTTGCTACTTCTATAAGTAGTGTtgcttattttccaaaacaatgttTTACCAATTATCTTACTCCCTTCTCCCTTAGAGGTGGGCagaataggcatttttttttttatctcctttgacAGGCGAGGAAAAATGAGATCAGAGGTGCCTTAGCCTAGCACTCGAGTCTCCTCTCCCGTTTTGGGCGCTCCGCCAGCCCGCTGCTCCTCCTCTCTCGTGACCTTTATAACCTCCTCCTCCGACTCTCACCAGCACcactaaaaatacttttaattcttCTGGAAAAACCCAGCTGCACAGTGCTGTTCAGTGTACACAAGCTGTATGCTTGACCTTCATGTAGTTGGAAGCTCTGGATGGTTCTCTCAGTAAAGCTAGCAAtctggaaatgaaaggaaatgaaggcaaagtaGGCATTTGACCAAAGTTTCTTTATCCcttctgcattttaaaacctCAAGTATCATTCCGTTGATTTTTTTGAACGCCCCACAGTGGCATCTCTCTCATACCTGGAAAATCTCTTAACCTATACCCCAGATCTCTGCCCAAATTTAAGCAAAGAACCAGGGTGGACTTAGCGGgtcttgtttttagttttttctgtCTAGAGCTTATGTTACGGGAGGTGCGATATATGGGAGCAGGGACCAAGCGAAGGAATTGGTGGGTGGGCGGAGAGGGCGTCCACCAGATGAGGACCTGCTGGTGACGGGTGTTGTCCCGTGCAGGTCAcacctctgcctcagtttccccatcgcTAAGATGGGGACAGTAATAGTACCTGCCTCATGGAATTGGGGGATTGGTTAGTTAATGTTTGTAGAGCCCTTATGATGGTGCTGATCAACAGTCAGTAAACGCTCACTATTGCattacttttgttattatttttgtcgTTATTGctctcatcatcatcattctTCTGACCCGGTGGAGACCACAGAGTCTCTGCACAGCAGTGCCTGCTGTCCGAGCCCCAGGGCCGCACCCTCAGCCTCCCCGAGGGTTCGGGGGAGTGTTTCCTGGAGCCACACGGACCAGATCCCGGGCTGGGGTTACGGCTTGCTCTTTTCTGCATCTTCTCTCGGCATCACTCCAAAGCAGTGCTGTCCAGGGACGTGCCCGGGTCCGGGCTGACAAGCGGCACTTGCCCACCACACGTGGTGGTGACAGCCTTTGGCCTCAGCAGCCAAAGAGAAAGGCACGACTTTACACTCGCAACCCAGGAATGGAGTTTGGCCTGAGCCCTGAAAACGCTGGGGCGCCCCTGATAAAACAAGGAGacctgctcctctcctgcctctcccaggcTCTGCTGGCCCCAGGGACTCCTGCTTCTGGAGATTCCCTCAGTAGGTGATAAAGCCTCCCTAGAAATGCACGGCAGTGCCTCAGGCCCTGAGCCCCCCATCCCCAGACCAAGGCTCCCTGCCTGGAAGGGCTGGGGGAGACACAATAAACCAGGCCCTGGAAATAGAGGCTGGGGTTTGGGCTACAGCCAGACTGACCCCCATTACCTCTGTGTCTGGGCTGCTGGGGACGGTTGTGGGAGCACTTCCCTCAAATTGTCCCTATCGGCTGAGTCAGGACAGGTCAAGGTTGCAAGTGGGTGGGTGTTGAGGTGTAAGTAGCTGTGCTGGGGGTCCGCTGGAGCGCCTCCAGTTCCTGCCCAGGTCTCCTTAAAGAAGTCTGGCTCCCTGCCCGCTTTGCTGTGGAGACTGCATGTCCTGGACCGGCCTGACTTTGAATACTGTCTTCCCAGAGGGGAACTGGACAACGTGTCTTTGGGATTTGGGGTTCCCAGGTCTGGGGCTCATAGGCATCACTGCCCTCTATGCACCCGCAGTGCACCGAGCCCCATGCACACTCACGTCCCTCACAGACACGCGCAGCTGTCGCTCACCCTGCCCCCTGCACAGCAGCATGGCAGGAGGCCAGGTTGTATCCCGGCTTATCGGCTACAACCCAGCTTCCTCTGCCTGTGTTCTTGCAGGCCTGGAGCTCTGAGAGCCAGCCTCCCAAGTGACTTCCCGAGAACCTCTCAGATAATGAGAGGAAATGTGGTCACCAGCGCATAGAAGGCTAGAGTTCCGGGCTGCAGCTCCAGGCCACCACTCCCTGACCTGGGCCCACCATCTCTCTCCAGGCAGCCCTCAGCTCTTCACCGTGAGCCTGTGGATGCCACTCAAGATGTCCCCTTTTGGTTGCTGGGGCCTGCCCGCCGCCCTTCTCGCCCTGTTCTGCTGCCCAGGTGAGCTGGTGCCTGGGGTTCCTGACTTGGCGCATGCCAGCCCAGAGGGTGGGCCCCTGCTCCCCTGGCTTCAGGCGTGGGAGGGGGTCCTGGTCCTGAAGTCGCTGAGGCTTTGAACACAGTGGCAGCCACCACGGGTACAGGATGCCGTGCCAGCCTGGCTTCTCCATGATCCTGGGGGCGAAGAAAAAAAAGCTAGCCTTTTGGACACAGCTTCGTGGCCTGTGGCAGGTCACGGAGGCCGAATGGTGGGCTGCACGGGGGGGGGGCCTGAGGTGGAAGGGGTTGCTGGGGTTCGAGGAAAGGTGAGGGAATGCCCCAGCTGTTCCTCAGATGTGGCTTCGAGacagcagggggcagcagaggaCGTTGCCTTTTGACTGCGGCCTACAGAAGGGAGACCCACACATCTTCCAGGGGGTCAGGGGACTTGAAGGAAAATGCCGCCATGTGCTGAGCACTCGGTTTTGGACAACCTGCCAGGTGCTTTTCAAGTACTATCTCACTGAGCTTTCACCACAACCCTGCAGGAAGGGGATTACTAGCCcgtttgacagatgaagaaacaggttcagagagagaaagcaccttgcccagggtcacacagctggtaccTGGCAAactcaggatttgaatccagctcTGTCTACCTGCAAAGCTCCTTTCTTGTCATTTCATTATATGCCACCAGCTGAGGGCTCAGTGGGGACATGCTGGAGCTGTGGGAGCACAGGGCAGGCCCAGTTGGTTGGGACCAAGGACCTTCTGGCCATCACTGAGTGGGAGGTGAGCACTGGGGACTCAACCTTTATGCATCGAATACTTCCCGAATGTCTTCCATACAcagggcattgtgctaagcactaAGAGAAACCTGAAAAATCTGGGCCCTGCCTTCCAGAAGCTCCAGAACATCTAAGGGAGAGCCAGCATGAATATAAATCATTTGCAATTACCTTTCTAAACTCTTctccccctgccttcctccttgcTGAGCTCCAGCCATCCCGATCTTGCCATTCCTCAAGCATACCAAGCATGCCCTTGACCTGGGGTCTTAGTGCTGGAAACACTCCCCCTCCCCAGATAGCTGCAGGGCTCACCCCCAGCCCGTCCAGGTCTTTGCTGGATATCTTGGTGAGGCCTGTGCTGACTATTAAAATGACGGCtccacccaccccctctctccttccctgggcaCTTGTCACCACCCGGCAGGCTGGCTATTTCACTTGCTGATTATCGTCTGTCTCCTTCACTATAATGTGAGCTCTGCAAGGGCAGGGTTTGTTCTGCTTTGGTCACTGCCGTGTCACCAGAGCCTAGAATGGCACCTGGCACAGAACAGCTTTTCAAAGAGCAttggcagaagaaaagaaaggagaaagggttAAACCCACGGCCACAGGGGCCAAGAGGACACAGTCCACCTCCAGTTCTGAGAGGCCTTCATGGAGAAGGGGACATTTGGGCTGGGCTTTGAAGGTCAAATAGGATCCCTCCCCATGGTGATGGAAGATGTAAGAAGAAGGGAGATGGAGAAGACTAATTTGAAGGTGAAGGGCTGGAGGAAGAGTaaccagaggcagggagacagctgGGGCAGCAGGGAGACCTCTGTCTAGAGGTGAGGTAATAAATAAGGCCTGAACAAGGGGAGAGTAGCAGAGGGGCCGTCTCTGGACGTTCTTCCTGGGCACCTGTCCCTTGATCAGACAGCCCATGGTGGGCAGTTCCATGGTGCAGGGCAGCAGAGACATTTGCTGCCCCCTATTTCTGGTCTTCCAGGGTCTGGTGAGACGTTTGAGGTACACACGTATCCAGAGCAGCTGGTGGTGGAGCCCGGAGGGTCCACGTTGATCAACTGTAGTACCAGCTGTGCCCTGCCTGACACCAGCGGCCTGGAAACCACTCTAACCAAGACTCTGGTGGCCAGTGGAACTCAGTGGAAGCAGTACTTGGTCTCCAATGTCTCCCAGGACACAATCATCTACTGCTACTTCACCTGCTCCAGGAAGCAGAAGTTAAAGAGTCTCAACGTCAGCGTGTTCTGTGAGTGCCACACGGACCCTCCTTCCCGCGGGCTGAGCCTGTGTCGGCTGCGTGTCTGCCGGGCTACTCTGTTACTGCTCCCGGGCACTAGATGTGGTTCCCACCTCCCTGGGCTGCTGGGGTGACAAGGAACAGGACCCCCCACCTTGGGCTCAGAATCTGCTCACACCCTTCACTGGCCTCCTTGAGCCTGCTGGCAACCCCAGGTCTGGGGCTTGCTCAGAGGACAATCTAAGCAAGGTCTGCACAAATCTAAAAGTCATTTCCCGGGCAGGGCCCGCAATCTCCTCCCCGCTCGGTAGCAGTGGACACCCCCCTCCCCGTGACGAGTAGTGGGGCACCAAAAGAAAGGCCAGTGTGCTCTCCAGTCGCCCCTGCCCTTCACGGAGAGGTTAAGGCACCCCCCGGGGCTTTTATATTCCTGGGGGCCCCTGGAAAATGTGtgaccatcacacacacacacacacacacacacacacacacacacacacacaattgcatGTGGGCCATGGAGACCTTCCCATAGGCCAGGATTCCCTCCACATCTCAGCACCAAGAGTATGGCTTGGGTCTTTCCCATGACCAACATCAGTGGATCAAGTGAATAGAAAGATGTCCTAAATCCAGCCTATTATCCTGGGGTGACTGGGGCAAGGTATTCTAGTTCACAAGAGAATCCAGGGTACCACTGAGGGCCCTGTTTAATAGATAAGGGATGGAGGCGGCTATGAATCTGATCCTGGAGAAGCAAGGCAGGTCTGACTCCAGTCCCTGCCTCTTAAGTGAGGACCCCACAACGCGCGGCCCTGATCTAACGAACACTCCCTTCTAAGTCCCAATATAATCATCCAGCTGTTTAATGTGGAAATCTGTGTTTGATTTCTGGAGGAGACCgatccaaattttttatttctagttggCTGTACACTTTCTGGACCTCCTCTTTGTAGACACCTGACCACCTCCATTCTTGACCATTCCAGAAAATATCATGTTGGTAAAACTACCACCCAATATGTCCTTCACCCTGAAgtgtttccttcttcctctctctacaCTCTAGAGCAGACCAGGCCCCAGCCCGCTTTCCCAAATCCAGCCAAGGACCTGATAACACTAcggtgccaggggctgggcctGGCTGGGTGGGGCCTGCTGGGACAGCACCCTCATTCTGACCAGAACCCCCCGCTCTTTCTTCCCCACAGACCCTCCAAAGCAAGTGCTGCTGAAGCTGAAGCCCACTCGGGTGGCTGTGGGGGGATCCTTCACCATCGAGTGCTGGGTGCCCAATGTGGCACCTCTTGAGAGCCTCACTCTCACCCTGCTCCGT of the Neofelis nebulosa isolate mNeoNeb1 chromosome 16, mNeoNeb1.pri, whole genome shotgun sequence genome contains:
- the ICAM2 gene encoding intercellular adhesion molecule 2, whose product is MWSPAHRRLEFRAAAPGHHSLTWAHHLSPGSPQLFTVSLWMPLKMSPFGCWGLPAALLALFCCPGSGETFEVHTYPEQLVVEPGGSTLINCSTSCALPDTSGLETTLTKTLVASGTQWKQYLVSNVSQDTIIYCYFTCSRKQKLKSLNVSVFYPPKQVLLKLKPTRVAVGGSFTIECWVPNVAPLESLTLTLLRGKEAMHNKTFRTMALAPQEATVTRNATAHKEDGRHNFSCRADLDLRSLGGDIIHGVSEPQTLKVYEPMPDNQMVVIITVVSVLLFLFVTSILLCFVFGQHWRQRQMGAYRVQGA